One genomic segment of Sander lucioperca isolate FBNREF2018 chromosome 10, SLUC_FBN_1.2, whole genome shotgun sequence includes these proteins:
- the LOC116058377 gene encoding thioredoxin-interacting protein-like — MVLSPGNNKLKVFQLLFSDPGRSFYSSGEKLSGSVQLQAALPCRLAGLRVSAAGCARVDHRCGKNRKNRSQEVEYLKYEEDLRLEEQLSRDPEGFFLLPSDQTYNFQFGFELPAAGRLVSSYKGKFGHVRYYVRAVLDRPSQNALQCEREFEVEEPLDVNRPDLLAPAAAANQKKVTCMFIPDGQVSISAQIDRKGFCQGEDICIHAKFENTCSRIVVPKAAIIAKHSYFADGRTKESRQKLSAVRGNHIISGMCDMWQGKTIRVPKLKPSLLGCDIIRVDYALMISLHIPGSERLAVELPLVIGTVPFSGVGSRTSSMSSAGESLSSWSSFPSAPPSYSDIHRDLRQPLLLDYDGAQDAEDEEDGLFMRAPQHYPPPPAYTEVDPDSVNPLQAVQVF; from the exons ATGGTTCTGTCTCCTGGGAACAACAAGCTCAAAGTGTTCCAGCTGCTGTTCTCGGATCCCGGCCGGAGCTTCTACAGCAGCGGGGAGAAGCTGTCCGGCTCCGTGCAGCTCCAGGCGGCTCTGCCCTGCCGGCTGGCCGGCCTCAGGGTCTCCGCGGCCGGCTGCGCACGCGTGGACCACCGCTGCGGGAAGAACCGCAAGAACCGCAGCCAGGAAGTGGAGTACCTGAAGTACGAAGAGGATCTGCGGCTAGAGGAGCAGCTCAGCAGAG ATCCAGAAGGTTTCTTCCTGTTGCCGTCTGATCAAACGTACAACTTCCAGTTTGGTTTCGAGCTTCCTGCAGCcgg GCGTCTGGTGTCGTCCTACAAAGGGAAGTTCGGCCACGTCCGTTACTACGTGCGGGCGGTGCTGGACAGGCCTTCCCAGAATGCCTTGCAGTGTGAGAGGGAGTTTGAGGTGGAGGAGCCGCTGGACGTCAACCGACCCGACCTGCTG GCTCCGGCGGCAGCGGCCAATCAGAAGAAGGTTACCTGCATGTTCATCCCGGACGGCCAGGTGTCCATCAGCGCTCAGATCGACAGGAAGGGCTTCTGCCAGGGAGAAGACATCTGCATCCACGCCAAGTTCGAGAACACCTGCTCCCGCATCGTGGTTCCCAAAGCCGCCATCATCGCCAAACACTCGTACTTCGCCGACGGACGCACCAAg GAGTCCCGTCAGAAGCTTTCGGCGGTCCGGGGGAACCACATTATTTCGGGGATGTGTGACATGTGGCAGGGAAAGACCATCAGAGTCCCCAAACTGAAGCCCTCGCTGCTCggctgtgacatcatcagggtggACTATGCCCTCATG ATCTCGCTGCACATCCCGGGCAGCGAGCGCCTGGCCGTGGAGCTGCCGCTGGTCATCGGGACGGTCCCGTTCAGCGGCGTGGGGAGTCGTACCAGCAGCATGAGCAGCGCGGGCGAGTCGCTGAGCAGCTGGTCCTCGTTCCCCTCGGCGCCGCCCAGCTACAGCGACATCCACCGAGACCTGCGCCAGCCGCTGCTGCTGGACTACGACGGAGCCCAGGACGCAGAAGACGAGGAGGACGGGCTCTTCATGAGAGCGCCACAACActacccccctccccccgcaTACACAGAG GTGGATCCGGACTCTGTGAACCCTCTTCAGGCCGTTCAGGTCTTCTGA